One Thalassoglobus sp. JC818 genomic region harbors:
- a CDS encoding NAD(P)H-dependent glycerol-3-phosphate dehydrogenase, with translation MAGKVTILGGGAMATACAILLADHPGQAVTIWARNPDFAEDMQKTRENRRLLPGIHIPDGIRITSDISEAVADSEFLVASIPSKHLRSSLTALSSAIPGGIPVISVVKGVEIETFLRPSQIVEEVLGKRPFVSLSGPSHAEEIAKRLPASVVAASEDASLAEQVQEMFTTDRFRVYTNTDLIGVELAGALKNIIGIAAGICDGLGYGDNAKSAMITRGIVEISRFGESLGAQPETFAGLAGIGDLITTCVSPHGRNRAVGERLGKGESLDQILATTSSVAEGVTTTEAIHGLAKSRNVEMPIVNEVYQVLFRGKSAVEATNSLMLRPLKQE, from the coding sequence ATGGCAGGCAAAGTGACGATTTTGGGTGGCGGAGCCATGGCAACTGCGTGTGCCATTCTGCTAGCGGATCATCCTGGACAGGCTGTCACCATCTGGGCGCGAAATCCCGACTTTGCCGAAGACATGCAGAAAACGCGGGAAAACCGAAGGCTTCTCCCTGGAATTCATATCCCGGACGGCATTCGCATCACCTCCGACATTTCTGAAGCTGTCGCAGACTCAGAATTCCTCGTGGCTTCTATTCCTTCGAAGCATCTTCGAAGTTCGCTGACTGCTTTGAGCTCGGCGATCCCCGGGGGAATTCCTGTCATCAGCGTGGTGAAAGGCGTCGAGATCGAGACGTTTCTTCGACCCAGCCAAATTGTTGAAGAAGTTCTCGGGAAGAGACCTTTCGTTTCTTTGAGCGGTCCGAGCCACGCAGAAGAAATCGCCAAACGTCTTCCAGCAAGTGTCGTCGCTGCTTCAGAAGATGCCAGCCTGGCGGAGCAAGTTCAGGAAATGTTCACGACCGATCGTTTTCGAGTTTACACGAACACAGATTTGATCGGCGTCGAACTGGCAGGCGCGCTGAAAAACATCATCGGAATCGCTGCCGGAATCTGCGACGGCCTCGGATACGGAGACAATGCAAAGTCCGCGATGATCACTCGCGGAATTGTGGAGATCAGCCGCTTCGGAGAATCTCTGGGCGCTCAGCCGGAAACATTCGCGGGGCTTGCTGGAATCGGTGATTTGATTACGACCTGCGTCAGTCCACATGGTCGAAACCGCGCGGTCGGAGAAAGACTGGGAAAAGGAGAATCACTCGACCAGATTCTGGCCACAACCAGTTCCGTCGCTGAAGGAGTCACAACAACTGAGGCGATTCATGGATTGGCGAAATCTCGAAACGTCGAAATGCCCATCGTCAATGAGGTCTATCAGGTGCTGTTTCGTGGAAAATCTGCAGTCGAAGCGACAAACAGCCTGATGCTTCGACCGTTGAAGCAGGAGTGA